The following proteins are encoded in a genomic region of Deltaproteobacteria bacterium:
- a CDS encoding acyl-CoA/acyl-ACP dehydrogenase, which yields MTFDPHQGLDAAQKILAIAGRHLAQHEPLGEAPLGEAPSQTTAYDYAWLSAEAYAAEQLVAYSEKIPHGGDLETALAQLFTAELVSHLSEKVSYHFQAWGLDEKQLRETIWEPPLTKKVEEILSPGNYSRIACLIHEKGNGGTYGLNSQHEMFRQTFKKFAEDKVMPIAEKVHRNDLLIPQEIIEGLKALGCFGLSIPQKYGGFQDDGKPDNKGMVVVTEELSRGSLGIAGSLITRPEILSKALLKGGTEGQKQKWLPLLASGEKMAAVAVTEPDFGSDVAGLKVTATRKEVNGKKGWVINGVKTWCTFAGYADSLMILCRTDPDKNLGHKGLSLFIAEKPRFEGHEFSHDQPSGGGHVEGKSIATIGYRGMHSYEVSFQNYWVPEENLIGGAEGLGKGFYLQMEGFAGGRLQTAARALGVMQVAFEKALTYSQERKVFGKPVFDYQINQAKLARMAALIQAARQATYHTCHLMDEGKGAMETSLVKFYASKISEWVTREAMQIHGGYGYAEEYAVSRYFLDARVFSLFEGAEEVLALKVIAPALLKQYL from the coding sequence ATGACGTTTGACCCCCACCAAGGACTCGACGCCGCCCAAAAGATCCTTGCCATCGCCGGTCGTCATCTGGCCCAGCATGAACCGTTGGGTGAAGCACCCTTGGGTGAAGCACCCTCACAAACGACCGCCTACGACTACGCCTGGCTTTCGGCTGAGGCGTATGCCGCGGAACAACTGGTTGCTTATTCTGAAAAAATCCCCCACGGGGGAGATTTGGAAACAGCGCTAGCCCAACTCTTTACCGCGGAACTGGTCTCTCACCTTTCCGAAAAAGTCAGTTACCACTTTCAGGCCTGGGGACTGGATGAAAAACAACTTCGGGAAACAATTTGGGAGCCACCCCTGACCAAAAAAGTAGAAGAGATTTTAAGTCCTGGGAACTATTCCCGTATCGCCTGTCTCATCCACGAAAAGGGAAACGGCGGAACTTATGGTCTGAACAGCCAGCATGAGATGTTCCGTCAAACTTTTAAAAAATTCGCCGAAGACAAGGTGATGCCGATCGCTGAAAAGGTCCATCGTAACGACCTCCTCATCCCGCAAGAGATCATCGAAGGGCTAAAAGCCCTCGGTTGCTTTGGGTTGTCGATCCCCCAAAAATATGGCGGCTTTCAGGATGATGGTAAGCCGGACAATAAAGGAATGGTCGTTGTTACCGAGGAGTTATCACGCGGCTCGTTGGGGATCGCCGGAAGTTTGATCACCCGCCCGGAAATCCTCTCCAAGGCGCTCCTCAAAGGGGGAACGGAGGGGCAAAAACAAAAATGGCTCCCGCTTTTGGCCTCCGGTGAAAAAATGGCGGCCGTTGCTGTTACAGAACCGGATTTTGGGAGTGATGTCGCCGGCCTGAAAGTCACCGCCACGAGAAAAGAAGTGAATGGGAAAAAAGGATGGGTCATCAATGGGGTTAAGACCTGGTGCACCTTTGCCGGTTATGCCGACAGCCTCATGATTCTCTGTCGGACCGATCCGGACAAAAATTTGGGCCACAAAGGGTTATCCCTGTTCATCGCCGAGAAACCGCGATTCGAAGGGCATGAGTTTAGCCATGATCAACCGAGTGGTGGCGGCCATGTTGAGGGCAAATCGATTGCCACCATCGGCTACCGCGGGATGCATTCGTATGAAGTTTCTTTCCAAAATTATTGGGTCCCGGAGGAAAATCTGATCGGCGGCGCCGAAGGACTCGGAAAAGGTTTTTACTTGCAGATGGAAGGGTTCGCCGGTGGGCGTCTTCAAACGGCGGCTCGGGCCTTGGGGGTCATGCAGGTCGCCTTCGAAAAGGCACTGACCTATTCTCAGGAAAGGAAAGTTTTCGGAAAACCAGTTTTTGATTACCAAATAAATCAAGCGAAGCTTGCACGGATGGCGGCCTTGATCCAGGCAGCCCGGCAGGCGACCTATCATACCTGCCATCTGATGGATGAGGGAAAAGGCGCCATGGAAACGTCATTGGTTAAATTTTACGCCTCAAAGATTAGCGAATGGGTTACGCGCGAGGCGATGCAGATCCATGGTGGTTACGGGTATGCCGAAGAATACGCCGTCAGCCGTTATTTTCTGGATGCCCGTGTTTTTTCCCTCTTTGAAGGGGCGGAAGAGGTCTTGGCCCTGAAGGTGATCGCCCCGGCGTTGCTGAAACAATACCTATAA
- a CDS encoding MaoC family dehydratase, whose product MSERKIPITKQKELAKTVPINLPEGIKKPEYGRTLEEFVEGQVFTHPRGFTISDSFAQEFATTFLDTNPLYLNAEYAKGHGFRGQVVPPLMVLNLALSMGVQNDSEKAVAHLGYYDVVFPRTVYPGDTLRSMTKVLARQDRGEGKPGIVTVRTVGLNQKDEIVVQYDRKIMIPTGKEKKLAESKPGILPEIGAATAWIPRATSPYPKLLTGPNTYFEDFTVGDIIVHANGRTISEEHYAWTYRLGNTHPLHYDKIYTQSRSGPLSGQPVVYGGLVFAWLAGLASRDTTENGLWDFGYTEGYHTQPVIAGDTVYAISRVLHKEPHPDPIDEKIPAGMVTFQLIGVKNRKGSEALEKYGADLFVKENDKKALGKEKIPEKIFEIERRVLIKKRP is encoded by the coding sequence ATGTCTGAGCGTAAAATCCCGATCACCAAACAAAAAGAATTAGCCAAGACTGTTCCGATTAATCTGCCGGAGGGGATCAAGAAACCAGAATACGGCCGGACGCTGGAAGAGTTCGTGGAGGGACAGGTCTTTACGCACCCCCGTGGGTTCACCATTTCTGATTCTTTTGCCCAAGAATTTGCCACCACCTTTCTCGACACCAACCCGCTTTATCTCAACGCCGAATACGCCAAGGGGCATGGCTTTCGGGGTCAGGTCGTCCCACCGCTGATGGTCTTGAACCTCGCCCTCTCGATGGGGGTCCAGAATGATTCGGAAAAGGCGGTCGCTCATCTGGGTTACTACGACGTCGTCTTCCCACGCACCGTTTATCCCGGAGATACCCTCCGTTCGATGACAAAAGTTCTGGCACGACAAGATCGGGGGGAAGGAAAACCAGGGATTGTCACGGTACGAACCGTCGGCCTGAATCAAAAAGATGAGATTGTGGTCCAGTATGATCGAAAAATCATGATCCCGACAGGAAAGGAAAAAAAATTGGCAGAGTCAAAACCAGGAATCCTGCCGGAGATCGGCGCCGCAACCGCCTGGATCCCAAGAGCAACCTCTCCTTACCCAAAACTTCTGACCGGTCCCAACACCTATTTTGAGGATTTTACGGTTGGCGATATCATCGTCCATGCCAATGGCCGGACAATTTCTGAAGAGCACTACGCCTGGACCTACCGTTTGGGGAATACCCATCCGCTCCACTATGACAAGATTTATACCCAGAGCCGCAGTGGACCGCTCTCCGGCCAGCCGGTCGTCTACGGCGGCCTTGTCTTTGCCTGGCTGGCGGGACTCGCCTCACGAGACACGACCGAAAATGGTCTCTGGGATTTTGGTTATACCGAGGGGTACCACACCCAACCGGTCATCGCGGGGGATACGGTTTACGCCATCTCCCGGGTCCTGCACAAAGAACCACACCCTGACCCGATCGACGAAAAGATCCCGGCTGGGATGGTTACCTTTCAACTGATCGGCGTTAAAAACAGAAAAGGGAGTGAGGCGTTGGAAAAGTACGGCGCCGATCTTTTTGTGAAGGAAAACGACAAGAAGGCTCTCGGCAAGGAAAAAATTCCGGAAAAGATTTTCGAGATTGAACGAAGGGTGTTGATCAAAAAGAGGCCTTAA
- a CDS encoding malate dehydrogenase yields MITKEEALSYHAEGRNGKIEIHPTKPCETQRDLSLAYTPGVAEPCREIEKNPLDSFKYTNRGNLVAIITNGTAVLGLGDIGPVAAKPVMEGKSVLFKKFAGIDAFDLELDAASPDRFIQAVQALEPTFGGINLEDIKAPDCFAIEEKLISSMNIPVFHDDQHGTAIIATAALINALDLINKNIKNIQVVFSGAGAAAIACAKMFCSMGMEKEQITLCDRKGIVHSEREEIERYRRQFAHPTSKRTLAEAFEGADLFIGVSSKGLVTPEMLRSMAAKPIVFALANPDPEINYEEAVAVRQDLIMATGRSDYPNQVNNVLGFPFIFRGALDVGATRITMEMKIAASKALAALAREPVPSEVRKIYANISLEFGPQYIIPKPFDRRVLLWEVPAVAKAAMQSGVATRPIQDWEDYERRLTRYFPASATAGETRSGLLGIRSSRT; encoded by the coding sequence ATGATCACCAAAGAAGAAGCACTCTCCTACCATGCGGAGGGGAGAAACGGTAAAATCGAGATCCATCCCACTAAACCTTGCGAGACCCAGAGGGACCTTTCGCTCGCCTATACCCCCGGCGTTGCCGAGCCTTGTCGAGAGATAGAAAAAAATCCCCTCGACTCTTTTAAATACACCAATCGCGGCAATCTGGTCGCCATTATTACCAACGGAACGGCTGTCCTCGGTCTCGGAGATATCGGCCCTGTAGCCGCAAAACCGGTGATGGAGGGGAAGTCGGTTCTCTTTAAAAAATTCGCCGGTATTGATGCCTTCGATCTGGAATTGGATGCCGCCAGCCCCGACCGTTTTATTCAGGCCGTACAAGCCCTGGAACCAACCTTTGGCGGGATCAATCTTGAGGATATCAAGGCCCCCGACTGTTTTGCGATCGAGGAGAAACTGATCTCCTCCATGAACATCCCCGTTTTTCATGACGACCAGCATGGGACTGCGATCATTGCAACCGCCGCCCTGATCAACGCCCTCGATCTCATCAACAAAAACATCAAGAATATTCAGGTTGTCTTTTCCGGTGCCGGTGCCGCCGCGATCGCCTGCGCCAAGATGTTTTGTTCGATGGGGATGGAGAAGGAACAGATTACCCTCTGTGATCGCAAGGGGATCGTTCATTCCGAGAGGGAAGAGATTGAACGATACCGCCGGCAGTTTGCCCACCCCACCAGCAAGAGAACACTGGCCGAGGCGTTTGAAGGGGCTGATTTGTTCATCGGCGTTTCTTCAAAAGGGCTCGTCACACCAGAGATGCTCCGTTCGATGGCGGCCAAACCGATTGTCTTCGCCTTGGCCAATCCTGATCCGGAAATCAACTATGAGGAGGCGGTTGCCGTCCGCCAGGATCTGATTATGGCAACTGGCCGTTCGGATTACCCCAACCAGGTTAATAACGTTTTGGGCTTTCCCTTTATCTTTCGAGGGGCCCTGGATGTCGGGGCAACGCGGATTACGATGGAGATGAAGATCGCGGCTTCTAAGGCACTGGCCGCCCTGGCCCGTGAACCGGTCCCTTCGGAAGTCAGAAAAATCTATGCCAATATCTCCTTGGAATTCGGACCCCAATATATTATCCCCAAGCCGTTTGACCGGCGTGTCCTCCTCTGGGAGGTTCCTGCCGTGGCTAAGGCGGCCATGCAGAGCGGTGTGGCGACACGACCTATCCAGGATTGGGAAGACTATGAAAGAAGACTGACCCGCTACTTCCCGGCATCGGCAACCGCAGGAGAGACCCGTAGCGGGCTGCTTGGGATCCGGTCCTCTCGAACCTGA
- a CDS encoding NAD-dependent malic enzyme, giving the protein MLYKQKIVRTLRCKNKNVRGTLAALITALSKAGADIGEISTVLVGELHNVRDISIIVDDEAGLARVIKAAEKTPDVELQQVIDDVLELHQGGKLSLQPTFPVQSIEDLRKVYTPGVASVCKLIHDDPKQAVSYTTISKTVALVTNGSRVLGLGNLGPVPSMPVMEGKAALFAQFTGLNMIPILINTTDINLFVKTVETISKTFAAIQLEDIQTPDCFEIEERLQKLPIPIMHDDQHGTAVVSLAAAINACKMAELDIHEVTIGQIGLGAAGSAIARLIMKYTSKPVIGFDLKEESLQRHKKFGGTTATLEELMKKANLVISTTGQEGLIKPTMVRKGQVILALSNPQPEISIVEALKAGASFASDGAQINNLIGYPGIWKGVLDSGAQKMNKEMYIAAAEAIAHAAPERELVPSPLDPWVHQRVARAVARAAVTTGMATISLDKDYFGENEEPR; this is encoded by the coding sequence ATGCTCTACAAACAAAAGATCGTCAGAACCCTGCGGTGTAAAAATAAAAATGTGCGGGGGACGCTGGCGGCGCTCATCACGGCCCTCTCCAAGGCCGGTGCCGATATCGGCGAAATCAGCACTGTTTTGGTGGGTGAACTCCACAACGTCCGCGACATTTCGATCATCGTTGATGACGAAGCCGGGCTCGCCCGGGTCATCAAGGCGGCCGAAAAGACACCCGACGTTGAACTGCAACAGGTGATCGATGATGTCTTGGAACTTCACCAGGGAGGGAAATTGAGCCTTCAGCCGACCTTTCCGGTGCAATCGATTGAGGATTTGAGAAAGGTCTATACCCCCGGTGTCGCCTCCGTCTGCAAACTGATCCATGATGATCCAAAACAAGCGGTCAGCTATACTACTATTTCTAAAACGGTGGCCCTGGTGACCAACGGGAGTCGTGTCTTGGGGCTTGGCAATCTGGGACCAGTCCCCTCGATGCCGGTCATGGAGGGGAAAGCGGCCCTGTTTGCCCAATTCACCGGTCTCAACATGATCCCAATCCTGATTAACACAACGGATATCAATCTCTTCGTAAAAACGGTGGAGACTATTTCAAAGACGTTCGCCGCCATTCAGCTCGAGGATATCCAGACCCCGGACTGCTTTGAGATCGAAGAACGTCTCCAGAAACTGCCTATCCCCATCATGCATGATGACCAGCATGGAACCGCGGTGGTGAGCCTTGCCGCCGCCATCAACGCCTGCAAAATGGCGGAACTTGATATTCATGAGGTCACCATCGGGCAGATTGGCCTCGGGGCCGCCGGATCCGCAATTGCCCGGCTGATCATGAAATACACTTCAAAACCGGTCATCGGTTTTGACCTCAAAGAGGAATCCCTCCAGAGACACAAAAAATTTGGAGGGACCACCGCCACACTGGAGGAGCTGATGAAGAAGGCCAATCTGGTTATTTCCACAACGGGTCAGGAGGGACTGATCAAACCAACAATGGTCCGGAAGGGACAGGTGATCCTCGCCCTCTCCAACCCCCAGCCGGAGATCTCCATCGTGGAGGCCCTGAAAGCGGGGGCCTCGTTTGCCTCGGACGGGGCCCAGATCAACAACCTGATCGGCTACCCGGGGATCTGGAAAGGGGTCCTGGATTCTGGGGCGCAAAAGATGAACAAGGAAATGTACATCGCCGCGGCCGAGGCGATCGCCCACGCCGCCCCGGAAAGAGAATTGGTCCCCTCCCCCCTTGACCCGTGGGTACATCAGAGGGTCGCCCGCGCCGTTGCCAGGGCCGCCGTGACCACAGGGATGGCTACCATTTCACTCGACAAAGATTATTTTGGAGAAAACGAGGAGCCCCGATGA
- the mce gene encoding methylmalonyl-CoA epimerase, with protein sequence MPRARKVDHIGIAVPDLKAAEALFERLLGKGADRHETVEDQKVTTAFFAIGETSLELLQATDPESPIARFLKKNGRGGIHHICFEVEGIEEILARYKRDGVQLIDEKPRIGAHGKKIAFIHPKSTGGVLIELSEPSLSEEDTQEER encoded by the coding sequence ATGCCTCGGGCGAGAAAGGTTGATCATATCGGGATCGCGGTTCCCGATCTCAAGGCGGCTGAAGCCCTTTTTGAACGGCTCCTTGGCAAAGGGGCCGATCGCCACGAAACCGTCGAAGATCAAAAGGTGACTACCGCCTTCTTTGCTATTGGAGAAACCAGTCTTGAACTCCTTCAGGCGACCGATCCGGAAAGCCCTATTGCCCGATTTCTCAAAAAAAATGGCCGTGGTGGTATTCATCACATCTGTTTTGAAGTAGAAGGGATCGAAGAAATTCTGGCCCGTTACAAACGGGATGGGGTCCAACTGATCGATGAAAAGCCGAGGATCGGCGCCCATGGGAAGAAGATCGCCTTCATCCACCCCAAATCAACCGGTGGGGTTCTGATTGAACTCTCCGAACCGAGCCTCTCTGAAGAAGATACCCAAGAGGAACGATGA
- a CDS encoding CoA ester lyase translates to MTQRTHPRQALFAGEKQFPIIPTCEHFAGSEKLMAKALELQNTKEGVFDITLDCEDGAPAGKEKEHAEMIVRIANSELNKQKMSGARIHDYTNKHWRQDVDILVPGAGNQLAYITIPKPTAVGQVREMISYIQAVAKKSGIKREIPIHVLIETHGALKEAFEIAALPWMQVLDFGLMDFVSGHHGAIPDSAMRSPGQFEHALLARAKGIVVAAALANGIIPAHNVTLDLKNFEQTKSDAARARHEFGFLRMWSIYPTQIDAIVEAMMPNYSQVQKGCEILLAAQEASWGPIQFEGNLHDRATYRYYWELIQTAHLSGQKLPENAEKAFFS, encoded by the coding sequence ATGACCCAGAGGACCCACCCCAGGCAGGCCCTTTTCGCCGGCGAAAAACAATTTCCAATCATCCCGACCTGCGAGCATTTTGCCGGTTCCGAAAAATTGATGGCGAAGGCGCTGGAACTCCAGAATACCAAGGAGGGCGTCTTTGATATCACCCTCGATTGCGAAGATGGGGCGCCTGCCGGTAAAGAGAAAGAACATGCCGAGATGATTGTGCGAATCGCTAACTCGGAATTGAACAAACAGAAGATGAGCGGCGCCCGGATCCATGATTACACCAACAAACATTGGCGGCAGGATGTCGATATTTTGGTCCCGGGGGCTGGAAACCAGCTCGCTTATATCACGATCCCGAAACCAACGGCGGTCGGTCAGGTCCGTGAGATGATTTCTTATATTCAGGCGGTTGCCAAAAAATCAGGAATCAAAAGAGAGATCCCGATCCATGTCCTGATCGAAACCCATGGGGCCTTGAAAGAGGCCTTTGAGATCGCCGCCCTCCCCTGGATGCAGGTGTTGGATTTTGGTCTGATGGATTTTGTCTCCGGTCACCATGGGGCGATTCCCGACAGCGCGATGAGATCCCCCGGCCAATTTGAACATGCCCTGCTCGCCAGGGCTAAAGGGATTGTGGTCGCCGCGGCGCTCGCCAACGGGATTATCCCGGCCCATAACGTAACGCTCGACCTCAAAAATTTTGAGCAGACCAAATCGGATGCCGCACGGGCCCGCCATGAATTTGGTTTCTTGCGGATGTGGTCGATCTACCCGACGCAGATCGATGCGATTGTGGAGGCGATGATGCCGAACTACTCTCAAGTACAGAAAGGATGCGAAATCCTGCTTGCCGCGCAGGAGGCCTCCTGGGGACCTATCCAGTTTGAAGGAAACCTCCACGACCGGGCGACCTACCGTTACTACTGGGAACTGATCCAGACCGCCCATCTCTCGGGCCAAAAACTTCCCGAGAATGCGGAGAAGGCGTTTTTTTCATGA
- a CDS encoding 2-oxoacid:ferredoxin oxidoreductase subunit beta: protein MAGETTSLPQLTRQDFVSNQDVRWCPGCGDYAILAQVQKILPELGIPRENFVFVSGIGCSSRLPYYVNTYGFHTIHGRAPAIATGIKAHRPDLQVWVVTGDGDALSIGGNHLIHSLRRNVDLKILLFNNKIYGLTKGQYSPTSEFGKKTKSTPYGSVDYPVNPISLALGAEATFVARTIDSDNQNLGSVLRKAARHEGSAFVEIFQNCVIFNDDAFKEVTDRQLRSDNMISLEHGKPLIFGKNRDKGIRMKNFKPEVVTLGQPNGVTEKDLVIHDENSEDSSYAFFLSRISAPEFPIPVGVFRSVQKETYEDLVSHQVEAAREKSGPGSLEALLHSGDTWVIEGGSPKGGKQ from the coding sequence ATGGCCGGAGAAACAACTAGCCTCCCCCAATTAACACGGCAGGATTTTGTCTCCAACCAAGATGTCCGTTGGTGCCCCGGCTGTGGTGACTATGCGATCCTCGCCCAGGTCCAAAAGATCCTCCCGGAATTGGGCATCCCTCGCGAAAATTTCGTCTTTGTTTCAGGGATCGGTTGCTCCTCCCGACTTCCGTACTATGTCAACACCTACGGCTTTCATACGATCCATGGCCGGGCCCCGGCCATCGCCACAGGGATCAAGGCCCACCGACCAGACCTGCAAGTTTGGGTCGTCACTGGCGATGGGGATGCCTTGAGTATTGGCGGTAATCATCTGATCCACTCCCTCAGACGAAACGTCGATCTCAAGATTCTCCTCTTCAATAACAAGATTTATGGGCTGACCAAAGGGCAATACTCCCCCACCTCCGAGTTTGGGAAAAAGACAAAATCAACCCCGTACGGATCGGTCGATTACCCCGTTAATCCGATTTCCCTGGCCCTCGGGGCGGAGGCCACCTTTGTGGCTCGAACCATCGATTCCGATAATCAGAACCTGGGTTCTGTTTTGAGAAAAGCGGCTCGCCACGAGGGGAGCGCCTTCGTTGAGATTTTTCAAAACTGCGTCATCTTCAATGATGACGCCTTCAAAGAAGTCACCGACCGCCAGCTCCGCTCGGATAATATGATTTCTCTGGAGCATGGAAAGCCGCTCATCTTCGGCAAAAACCGGGACAAGGGGATCCGGATGAAAAATTTCAAGCCGGAAGTGGTGACACTCGGCCAACCTAACGGTGTCACCGAAAAAGACCTCGTCATCCATGATGAAAATTCCGAAGACTCTTCTTATGCCTTTTTCCTCTCCCGCATCAGCGCCCCCGAGTTCCCTATCCCCGTGGGGGTCTTCCGGTCGGTTCAAAAGGAGACCTATGAAGACTTGGTCAGCCATCAGGTCGAGGCGGCCCGTGAAAAATCTGGCCCCGGCAGTCTGGAGGCCCTGCTCCATAGCGGCGACACCTGGGTCATTGAGGGTGGGTCACCCAAAGGAGGCAAACAATGA
- a CDS encoding CBS domain-containing protein, giving the protein MICPSCGHKNIPGDDFCENCNESLMSLDGISSPKTEIGRSLMEDPIKKLSPKKPIAISEKESLLNAVEKMKQSKIGCLLITEGNFLKGILSERDLLFKVLGKVTLSSPVSQVMTPDPESLRETDSIATALNKMSLGGFRHIPILKEGRPSGIISIRDILQYISHHLGTS; this is encoded by the coding sequence ATGATCTGCCCTTCCTGCGGCCATAAGAATATTCCCGGCGATGATTTTTGTGAGAACTGCAATGAATCGCTCATGAGTCTGGACGGGATCTCTTCTCCCAAAACCGAAATTGGCCGATCCCTCATGGAAGACCCGATCAAGAAACTGTCCCCCAAAAAACCAATTGCTATCTCTGAAAAAGAATCCCTTCTAAACGCAGTCGAGAAGATGAAACAATCCAAGATCGGTTGCCTGCTCATCACCGAAGGGAATTTCCTCAAAGGGATCCTGTCGGAGCGGGACCTCCTCTTCAAGGTATTGGGGAAGGTAACACTTTCCTCTCCTGTCTCCCAAGTGATGACTCCCGACCCGGAAAGTTTGCGCGAAACGGATTCGATTGCCACCGCCTTGAACAAGATGTCTCTCGGGGGGTTCCGTCATATCCCGATCCTCAAAGAGGGAAGGCCCTCCGGGATCATCTCGATCCGGGACATCCTTCAATACATCAGCCATCACCTCGGAACTTCTTAA